A region from the Lolium perenne isolate Kyuss_39 chromosome 4, Kyuss_2.0, whole genome shotgun sequence genome encodes:
- the LOC127294221 gene encoding fatty acid amide hydrolase isoform X1, producing the protein MGLILSSPKVYKPASEVDLGPGSDELYISPNVKAPRVAGLPVKIFAWVLETPIVGPVVLYFLKKDNLVNKLVSDAEIPEPPLFTATHPLKDIPEQNVNQVKPGLSPAERVHDAVGCLPGLADPLSPCFRRWTIRDFAKAYVSGEITPVMVARRFLAAVEDCSGPELNMAMFISYNPEDIIKQAEESTLRYQQGTPLSAMDGVLVAVKDEIDCMPYQTTGGTRWLGKARPCVADASCVAQLRACGAVLAGKTNMHELGAGTSGINPHHGSTRNPYNTGRVSGGSSGGSAAAVCAGLCPVALGADGGGSVRMPAALCGVVGFKPTVGRLSNSGLLPLNWTVGMPGILAASVEDALVAYAAMVDQSRPSHSQPQLNLPLLTSTRSMPNIRLARSAKWFDDCSEDIRSCCDKALQILRAQYGWETLEVTIPEVEEMRLAHYVTMGSECSASVAKYVEKLNKSEIGWDVRIALSAYGSFSSKAYLNSQRIRSRQMYFHQKIFEMADAIVTPMTGVTAYALQDDALNTGELDYINAAALARYSIAGNFLGLPAITVTAGYDRDGLPVGLQFIGRPWSEATLLHLAYAMQEACSKNCRKTMVHYDLLKTKE; encoded by the exons ATGGGTCTAATCCTCTCGTCTCCCAAGGTTTACAAGCCGGCGTCGGAGGTCGACCTCGGACCAGGcagcgacgagctctacatcagtCCCAACGTCAAAG CGCCTCGGGTTGCCGGGCTTCCGGTGAAGATCTTCGCGTGGGTTCTGGAGACGCCCATCGTCGGCCCCGTCGTGCTCTACTTCCTCAAGAAAGATAATCTCGTCAATAAG CTTGTCTCCGACGCCGAGATCCCGGAGCCGCCGTTGTTCACTGCGACACACCCCTTGAAAG ACATCCCCGAGCAGAATGTGAACCAGGTGAAGCCCGGCCTGTCGCCGGCAGAGCGCGTCCACGATGCCGTCGGCTGCCTCCCTGGCCTCGCCGATCCGCTGTCCCCGTGCTTCAGGCGCTGGACGATCCGGGACTTCGCCAAGGCCTACGTCTCAGGAGAGATCACTCCTGTCATG GTGGCGAGGAGGTTTCTGGCTGCGGTGGAGGACTGCTCGGGGCCTGAACTCAACATGGCCATGTTCATCAGCTACAACCCCGAGGACATCATCAAGCAGGCTGAGGAGTCTACCCTCagataccagcaag GGACGCCTCTGTCTGCCATGGACGGGGTGCTGGTGGCAGTGAAGGACGAGATCGACTGCATGCCCTACCAAACAACCG GGGGCACGAGGTGGCTGGGGAAGGCGAGGCCGTGCGTCGCGGACGCGTCGTGCGTGGCGCagctgcgggcctgcggcgccgtcCTGGCCGGCAAGACCAACATGCACGAGCTCGGCGCCGGCACCAGCGGCATCAACCCGCACCACGGCTCCACCAGGAACCCGTACAACACCGGCAGGGTGTCGGGGGGCTCGTCGGGCGGGTCCGCCGCCGCGGTCTGCGCCGGACTCTGCCCCGTCGCCCTCGGCGCCGACGGAGGCG GATCCGTTCGGATGCCGGCCGCGCTCTGCGGCGTCGTCGGCTTCAAGCCCACCGTCGGGCGGCTCTCCAACTCCGG GCTTCTGCCGCTGAACTGGACGGTCGGCATGCCGGGGATCTTGGCGGCCTCGGTCGAGGACGCACTCGTCGC GTATGCGGCCATGGTTGACCAGTCTAGACCAAGCCACTCCCAG CCTCAGCTGAATCTGCCGTTGCTGACATCCACCCGTTCCATGCCAAACATCAGGCTAGCAAGATCCGCAAAG TGGTTCGACGACTGCTCGGAGGACATAAGAAGCTGCTGCGACAAGGCTCTTCAGATCCTGCGCGCGCAGTACGGCTGGGAG ACCCTGGAGGTGACCATCCCTGAGGTAGAGGAGATGCGACTTGCGCACTACGTGACCATGGGCTCCGAGTGCTCGGCCTCGGTGGCCAAATACGTCGAGAAGCT GAACAAGTCTGAGATCGGGTGGGATGTAAGGATCGCGCTGAGCGCCTACGGGTCGTTCAGCAGCAAGGCTTACCTCAACTCGCAGAGGATTCG GAGTCGTCAGATGtacttccaccagaagatcttcgaGATGGCCGACGCGATCGTCACGCCCATGACCGG TGTGACCGCTTACGCACTGCAAGATGACGCGTTAAACACAGGAGAACTGGACTACATAAACGCAG CCGCGCTCGCAAGGTACTCCATCGCAGGGAACTTCCTCGGCCTGCCTGCCATCACCGTAACG GCAGGGTATGACAGAGACGGCCTCCCAGTGGGGCTCCAATTCATCGGGCGGCCATGGTCGGAGGCGACACTGCTGCACTTAGCCTATGCGATGCAG GAAGCGTGCTCGAAAAACTGCAGGAAGACGATGGTGCACTATGATCTCCTCAAGACGAAAGAGTAG
- the LOC127294221 gene encoding fatty acid amide hydrolase isoform X2 → MGLILSSPKVYKPASEVDLGPGSDELYISPNVKAPRVAGLPVKIFAWVLETPIVGPVVLYFLKKDNLVNKLVSDAEIPEPPLFTATHPLKDIPEQNVNQVKPGLSPAERVHDAVGCLPGLADPLSPCFRRWTIRDFAKAYVSGEITPVMVARRFLAAVEDCSGPELNMAMFISYNPEDIIKQAEESTLRYQQGTPLSAMDGVLVAVKDEIDCMPYQTTGGTRWLGKARPCVADASCVAQLRACGAVLAGKTNMHELGAGTSGINPHHGSTRNPYNTGRVSGGSSGGSAAAVCAGLCPVALGADGGGSVRMPAALCGVVGFKPTVGRLSNSGLLPLNWTVGMPGILAASVEDALVAYAAMVDQSRPSHSQPQLNLPLLTSTRSMPNIRLARSAKWFDDCSEDIRSCCDKALQILRAQYGWETLEVTIPEVEEMRLAHYVTMGSECSASVAKYVEKLNKSEIGWDVRIALSAYGSFSSKAYLNSQRIRSRQMYFHQKIFEMADAIVTPMTGVTAYALQDDALNTGELDYINAAALARYSIAGNFLGLPAITVTGMTETASQWGSNSSGGHGRRRHCCT, encoded by the exons ATGGGTCTAATCCTCTCGTCTCCCAAGGTTTACAAGCCGGCGTCGGAGGTCGACCTCGGACCAGGcagcgacgagctctacatcagtCCCAACGTCAAAG CGCCTCGGGTTGCCGGGCTTCCGGTGAAGATCTTCGCGTGGGTTCTGGAGACGCCCATCGTCGGCCCCGTCGTGCTCTACTTCCTCAAGAAAGATAATCTCGTCAATAAG CTTGTCTCCGACGCCGAGATCCCGGAGCCGCCGTTGTTCACTGCGACACACCCCTTGAAAG ACATCCCCGAGCAGAATGTGAACCAGGTGAAGCCCGGCCTGTCGCCGGCAGAGCGCGTCCACGATGCCGTCGGCTGCCTCCCTGGCCTCGCCGATCCGCTGTCCCCGTGCTTCAGGCGCTGGACGATCCGGGACTTCGCCAAGGCCTACGTCTCAGGAGAGATCACTCCTGTCATG GTGGCGAGGAGGTTTCTGGCTGCGGTGGAGGACTGCTCGGGGCCTGAACTCAACATGGCCATGTTCATCAGCTACAACCCCGAGGACATCATCAAGCAGGCTGAGGAGTCTACCCTCagataccagcaag GGACGCCTCTGTCTGCCATGGACGGGGTGCTGGTGGCAGTGAAGGACGAGATCGACTGCATGCCCTACCAAACAACCG GGGGCACGAGGTGGCTGGGGAAGGCGAGGCCGTGCGTCGCGGACGCGTCGTGCGTGGCGCagctgcgggcctgcggcgccgtcCTGGCCGGCAAGACCAACATGCACGAGCTCGGCGCCGGCACCAGCGGCATCAACCCGCACCACGGCTCCACCAGGAACCCGTACAACACCGGCAGGGTGTCGGGGGGCTCGTCGGGCGGGTCCGCCGCCGCGGTCTGCGCCGGACTCTGCCCCGTCGCCCTCGGCGCCGACGGAGGCG GATCCGTTCGGATGCCGGCCGCGCTCTGCGGCGTCGTCGGCTTCAAGCCCACCGTCGGGCGGCTCTCCAACTCCGG GCTTCTGCCGCTGAACTGGACGGTCGGCATGCCGGGGATCTTGGCGGCCTCGGTCGAGGACGCACTCGTCGC GTATGCGGCCATGGTTGACCAGTCTAGACCAAGCCACTCCCAG CCTCAGCTGAATCTGCCGTTGCTGACATCCACCCGTTCCATGCCAAACATCAGGCTAGCAAGATCCGCAAAG TGGTTCGACGACTGCTCGGAGGACATAAGAAGCTGCTGCGACAAGGCTCTTCAGATCCTGCGCGCGCAGTACGGCTGGGAG ACCCTGGAGGTGACCATCCCTGAGGTAGAGGAGATGCGACTTGCGCACTACGTGACCATGGGCTCCGAGTGCTCGGCCTCGGTGGCCAAATACGTCGAGAAGCT GAACAAGTCTGAGATCGGGTGGGATGTAAGGATCGCGCTGAGCGCCTACGGGTCGTTCAGCAGCAAGGCTTACCTCAACTCGCAGAGGATTCG GAGTCGTCAGATGtacttccaccagaagatcttcgaGATGGCCGACGCGATCGTCACGCCCATGACCGG TGTGACCGCTTACGCACTGCAAGATGACGCGTTAAACACAGGAGAACTGGACTACATAAACGCAG CCGCGCTCGCAAGGTACTCCATCGCAGGGAACTTCCTCGGCCTGCCTGCCATCACCGTAACG GGTATGACAGAGACGGCCTCCCAGTGGGGCTCCAATTCATCGGGCGGCCATGGTCGGAGGCGACACTGCTGCACTTAG